In Aedes albopictus strain Foshan chromosome 3, AalbF5, whole genome shotgun sequence, the following are encoded in one genomic region:
- the LOC115262097 gene encoding exonuclease 3'-5' domain-containing protein 2-like, which translates to MTLTDREKTIATTAIVAAVGAGALYLLFNRRRLVRRFTDPLYNQSVRIVTNPDDCRMVIGLLRDHCQEFRVLGFDCEWVNEQGKRRPVALLQLASHRGLCALIRLCEMQRIPSELGDLLNDPAIVKVGVGPLEDAKLLKSDYNLKVESTLDLRHLADRCGVPGPYGMAKLAEKTLGVKLDKHWRIRASNWENAQLSERQIKYAASDAHVAVELFRTFAKKAVPRSIFTSQKTWLTTTIGELECFFDQRFHDRFMGSGDLNNRGGKKKLLDVSKRASVDAKRTMATRAKPLYDNCLMQAPDGELLCTCDRKKAEWYVIKELADIVTDQPTYTIRLKFEPKGRAVGEVGRYYQIAKENKCVVCGAKESYIRKNVVPRDYRRHFPLIMKEHISHDVLLLCATCHRTSNMHDDNMRLSLSSRCSAPFGTQDNPKQVRVENMSDLRKAARALVYCADKIPEERQKGLRKKIQKLLPKDTELSAELLEHYANVNVAIPNEDYCAHGEKVVEYFKQSAGGLSELEKMWREHFLQTMKPKYLPDLWSVEHNYKRLEIRADEGRVDDEDLLIAGVPLPSNRNSSAENTSNSDSTSTNTQSNGHSGDTYSYSSYSYSQELSVSSLSNNNGNDGHDSTTRDVSSYPDEEVIETDQTAFYSDRDESETMFGSIEGSTSAASSTTLGRTFRTVQTTALLTNNGNDDNDQPTTSSTNGGDIQNDADDDDDESEQATGKEFASIETHSYDSDDSDSTLSQPSMTLLNSTDDWDAEANEPSVNGNVPLGVSFTDSSNRQGKFDQRRM; encoded by the exons ATGACTCTTACCGACCGTGAGAAAACGATCGCAACGACGGCAATTGTGGCGGCCGTCGGAGCCGGAGCGCTCTACCTGTTATTCAACCGGCGCAGGCTGGTGCGCCGTTTTACCGACCCGCTGTACAATCAATCGGTCCGCATTGTTACCAATCCGGATGATTGCAGGATGGTGATTGGGCTACTGCGGGACCATTGTCAGGAGTTCCGGGTGCTCGGGTTCGACTGCGAATGGGTCAACGAGCAGGGCAAGCGGCGTCCGGTGGCTCTGCTGCAGTTGGCTTCGCATCGGGGCCTGTGCGCACTGATCCGGCTGTGCGAAATGCAACGTATCCCATCGGAGCTGGGGGACCTGCTGAATGACCCGGCCATAGTCAAAGTGGGCGTTGGCCCTCTGGAAGATGCCAAACTGCTGAAGAGCGACTACAACCTGAAGGTGGAGAGTACTCTGGATCTGCGCCACCTGGCCGATCGCTGCGGAGTGCCGGGGCCTTACGGAATGGCAAAACTGGCCGAGAAGACGCTTGGCGTCAAGCTGGATAAACACTGGCGCATCAGGGCTTCGAACTGGGAGAATGCACAGCTCTCGGAACGGCAGATTAAGTATGCGGCCAGCGATGCCCATGTGGCGGTGGAGCTGTTTCGGACGTTCGCCAAAAAGGCTGTTCCGAG GTCTATATTTACCAGTCAGAAAACCTGGCTCACAACGACCATCGGCGAGCTGGAATGTTTCTTCGACCAGCGGTTCCACGACAGATTCATGGGAAGTGGCGATCTGAACAACCGGGGTGGCAAAAAGAAGCTGCTGGACGTGTCCAAGCGGGCCAGCGTCGACGCCAAACGCACGATGGCGACCCGGGCCAAACCGCTGTACGACAACTGTCTGATGCAGGCGCCGGACGGCGAACTGTTGTGCACGTGCGATCGCAAGAAAGCCGAATGGTACGTCATCAAGGAGCTGGCGGATATCGTAACCGACCAGCCGACTTACACTATCCGGCTGAAGTTTGAACCGAAGGGCCGCGCGGTGGGGGAAGTCGGCCGGTACTACCAGATCGCCAAGGAGAACAAATGCGTCGTGTGCGGCGCGAAGGAATCCTACATCCGGAAGAATGTGGTGCCACGGGACTATCGGAGGCATTTTCCTT TGATAATGAAGGAGCACATCTCGCATGACGTTCTGCTCCTTTGTGCAACTTGCCACCGCACCAGCAACATGCACGACGATAACATGCGCCTCAGCTTGTCCTCACGATGCTCCGCCCCCTTCGGTACGCAGGACAACCCGAAGCAAGTGCGCGTGGAAAACATGTCGGACCTGAGGAAAGCAGCCCGAGCCCTGGTCTATTGTGCGGACAAGATTCCCGAAGAGCGCCAGAAGGGTCTCCGGAAGAAGATCCAGAAACTGCTGCCCAAGGATACCGAGCTGAGCGCAGAACTGCTGGAACACTACGCCAACGTCAACGTGGCCATTCCGAACGAAGACTACTGCGCCCATGGGGAAAAAGTGGTTGAGTACTTTAAGCAAAGTGCCGGAGGATTGAGCGAGTTGGAGAAGATGTGGCGAGAACACTTCCTGCAGACCATGAAACCCAAGTATCTGCCGGATTTGTGGTCCGTTGAGCATAACTATAAGAG GTTGGAAATCCGTGCCGATGAAGGCCGCGTTGATGATGAGGACTTGCTGATAGCTGGCGTTCCGCTTCCATCGAACAGGAATTCATCAGCGGAAAACACAAGCAACAGTGACTCCACCAGCACCAATACTCAAAGTAACGGTCACAGTGGCGACACCTATAGTTACAGTAGCTACAGCTACAGCCAGGAACTTTCCGTTTCGTCGTTGTCCAACAATAATGGTAACGATGGCCACGATAGCACTACCAGAGACGTTTCGTCCTACCCGGATGAAGAAGTTATTGAAACAGACCAGACTGCCTTCTACTCCGATCGGGATGAGTCGGAAACGATGTTCGGCTCGATCGAAGGTTCCACATCGGCTGCCAGTTCCACCACCCTCGGAAGAACGTTCCGAACAGTTCAAACAACTGCACTGCTCACCAACAACGGAAACGATGATAATGATCAACCGACAACGAGCTCCACGAATGGTGGAGACATCCAGAACGAcgccgacgatgacgatgatgagagCGAACAGGCCACCGGAAAGGAGTTTGCCTCGATCGAAACGCACAGCTACGACTCGGACGATTCGGATTCGACCCTGTCGCAGCCGTCGATGACGCTGCTCAACTCGACGGACGACTGGGATGCCGAAGCGAATGAACCCAGTGTCAATGGGAACGTCCCGCTGGGGGTTTCCTTCACCGACAGCAGCAACCGTCAAGGTAAGTTCGATCAACGCAGGATGTGA
- the LOC115268081 gene encoding exonuclease 3'-5' domain-containing protein 2-like, translating to MADNVCASPSIKSIDFSSYKVHVVGNYNSCQKLLHELKQHCEDYPVLGFDCEWWSTCMTDPKGHRRKVALLQLASAAGLCLLIQLTLLSDIPQELRDLLDDSRILKVGVEPLGDGSKLHHDYGLAVQGTVDLQTLAHHLDISPPYGLKALAKSVLGFEMVKKRQVALSNWEKPQLKARQIDYASKDAIVGLEIFRALNERIELREMDPFLDVCFKPPAVPTLEKQSSEPPQKKPRKRHPRSNLTPQMRPLPIKRLRVDPRQHQQLQGHLYTEF from the exons ATGGCTGACAACGTTTGTGCGTCTCCGTCTATCAAATCGATCGATTTCAGCAGCTACAAAGTTCACGTTGTGGGAAATTACAACTCCTgccagaaattactccacgaacttaaaCAGCATTGTGAGGACTATCCAGTGCTTGGATTCGATTGCGAATGGTGGTCCACATGCATGACCGATCCCAAGGGTCACCGCCGAAAGGTAGCCCTGCTCCAGTTGGCGTCCGCCGCAGGCCTATGCCTACTGATCCAGTTGACGCTATTGAGCGATATTCCACAGGAACTGAGAGACCTACTAGATGACTCTCGTATCCTCAAAGTAGGCGTTGAACCGCTCGGTGATGGCAGCAAGCTGCACCACGATTACGGTCTCGCCGTTCAAGGAACAGTAGATTTGCAAACGTTGGCACACCACCTGGACATTTCGCCACCTTACGGCTTGAAGGCACTGGCGAAAAGTGTGCTTGGGTTTGAGATGGTCAAAAAGCGGCAAGTCGCCTTGTCCAATTGGGAAAAACCTCAGCTGAAAGCGAGACAGATCGATTACGCTTCGAAGGATGCCATCGTGGGATTGGAGATTTTCCGGGCGTTGAACGAGAGAATAGAGTTACG TGAAATGGATCCGTTTCTGGATGTTTGCTTTAAACCACCCGCAGTTCCAACACTTGAGAAGCAGTCAAGCGAACCGCCTCAGAAGAAACCGCGGAAAAGGCATCCTCGATCCAATCTGACACCACAGATGCGGCCACTTCCGATTAAGCGATTGCGGGTAGACCCACGGCAGCACCAGCAACTACAGGGACATTTGTATACAGAATTTTGA